A single window of Eucalyptus grandis isolate ANBG69807.140 chromosome 1, ASM1654582v1, whole genome shotgun sequence DNA harbors:
- the LOC104428001 gene encoding uncharacterized protein LOC104428001, producing the protein MVDDVTVRVDGAAAKPAADGGAGGVAEREKQMQAMAAVVVVVVDGGEGCSTAAAAKKKARERAVVECRICQEEDEVQAMESPCACSGTLKFAHRKCIQRWCNKKGDINCEICNQVFSPNYSLPPATISPDLVAIDVRRAWGPHINLRDSHLIALAAAERQFLRSDYEEYAVENSSSIACLRSVALVLLIILLRQALMITRETGMVQESSMFLIFRFQFFSLLVFSCHAM; encoded by the exons ATGGTGGACGACGTTACGGTGCGCGTGGACGGGGCCGCCGCGAAGCCGGCTGCGGATGGCGGCGCCGGAGGGGTGGCGGAGAGGGAGAAGCAAATGCAAGCgatggcggcggtggtggtggtggtcgtcGACGGAGGGGAAGGGTgctcgacggcggcggcggcgaagaagAAGGCGAGGGAGAGAGCGGTGGTGGAGTGCAGGATATGCCAGGAGGAGGACGAAGTCCAGGCCATGGAGTCTCCTTGCGCCTGCAGTGGCACtctcaag TTTGCCCACAGGAAGTGCATTCAAAGGTGGTGCAACAAAAAAGGTGACATCAACTGTGAGATTTGCAACCAG gttttttctccaaattattCTTTGCCACCTGCCACCATCAGTCCCGATCTTGTGGCCATTGATGTCAG GCGAGCATGGGGCCCACATATCAATCTTCGTGATTCTCATCTTATAGCACTAGCTGCTGCTGAAAGGCAATTTCTGCGATCGGACTACGAAGAGTATGCTGTTGAAAATAGTAGCAGCATTGCCTGCCTCCGATCTGTGGCTCTTGTT TTGTTGATAATTTTACTGCGCCAAGCTCTCATGATTACGCGAGAAACTGGAATGGTGCAAGAATCATCAATGTTTTTGAT TTTCAGGTTTCAGTTCTTCAGTTTGCTGGTTTTCTCTTGCCATGCTATGTAA